cattgtcaatggacaaagagttaaacactatcttgaagataatttcgagcaagaatgctcaagactgagattacattgaatatcagtgtcagtccagctaatgacattaaagaagcgcttgctgggaggcaacccagccatttacaaggtttatttactgattaaataaattttcttttctttacaggtttaagtccaagtatcttcaaaggtgaattagtaattaattgaagtcccaagagttacagagaaatttggaagctcactggcatgaaaaagccagtaagaaatactttgggcgttaaacgcccaaaagaagcacccactgggcgtttaacgccagtaagggtagccttctgggcgttaaatgccaagaagaagcatcttctgggcgttaaacgccagaaagatgcaccttctgggcgtttaacgccaatctgctagcattctgggcgtttagaaaaacgcccagtaaagaaggacctcctggcgttcaacgccaggaagaagcatcacatgggcgttgaacgcccaggagaagcaacatttgggcgttaaacgcccaaaccatgcaccatgtgggcgtttaacgccaggatggtgggagaaggtacaatttcgtttttctttgtattttttcaaaatttttatgtttcaattcatgatttcttgcataaacatattttaaattatcactttcaattccaaaagtttttatcctaatttctaaaatccaatgattgcaaattttttagatttatctaAACCCAAAAgccaaatggctttccaattcaagccatcagcttttcaaatttgtttccaacacatctttaacttcttttaaaaatcctttttaaaaaaaaacaaaattaaatttcaaaattatcttttaaattatgattcatatcttttcctttttaaaattatatctttttctgatcatatcttttaaattatatcttttatcttatctctttcttaaatttttttcgaaaattacccacccccctccctatatcttgtgtttggcgccctcctcatcatcaccattccacactgctctcctcctatccctcttctttcctttcttttgcttggggacaagcaaagctctaagtttggtgtgtttttcccgtgatcacaaaaactattgtgtctcttgatcatggctcctaaagggaaacaaaccgccccaagaggaaagaaagaaagcgttccaaagccactttggaaccaagggaagttcttaactaaagaacactcagaccattactacaagataatgagtcacagatcagtgatcccggaagtcagatttgatctgaaagaagatgaatatccggaaatccaagagcaaattcgaaacaggaattgggaaattctggccaatcctgaaacgaaagtggggaagaatatggttcaggaattctatgctaatctatggcagacagaaaggcaaagaatcattggagctgctgTCTTTGACCATAAGACAGTGGTCAGAGGAAAAATCATTCATACCAATGCTGACAGGATTAGGGAGATATTCAAgatccctcaactgaaagatgacccagactcctttaataggagaatgatgagggtcaataaagggatGGTCAAGattctggaggacatatgcatccctggagccaagtggactaccagtacaactggcatcccagtccaactcaaaagagaagatctaaaaccagtagccagaggctggctggactttatttgtcgttccatcttgcccaccagcaaccattctgaagttaccatcaaaagagctgtcatgattcactgcatcatgttgggaaaagaagtggaagtccatcagctgatctcctgtgagctatataaaatagcaaacaggaattctaaggatgccaaattggcttatccaagcctagtttctatgctttgcaaagaggctggagtaaagatgggaataactgaatatatcccaattgaaaagcccattactggaatatcaatggtcaggcaacagcaacaagaggatcctgtcagaaggagagcacaagaagccctcccagaactgccccaatatgaatattgggaacaacttgaggcttctgtttccagattgcaagaagctatggatcaaataaaggaagaacagaataatcaaggtagcatgatttgcaaactgctcaaggaacaagaggagcaagggcgtgatctaagggagctgaagcgccaaaaattaatccttgaaccacacctCAAAGAGCcagaggagcatccactcctcaaaacaacaggttgctgagttccaatttctcTGTTCCAACTTAGTAGAGATTATTCCTTTTAGAAATtaaccttagaagatatttagtagtaattaggatgtctattttgattttatttccaattaagttataatttatttttctcatcatcattaggcatgaataaagtaatagattttcttttagaataaagaagtaatttatgtttttcgagttcttaataaataaaattttaattaattatatgtggtggcaatactttttgttctctgaatgaatgcttgaacagtgcataatatgtactttgaatttgatggatattggctcctgaaaggacaaagaacacgaaaaatattgttgaggatctgaaaaatcatgaaattgattcttgaagcaagaaaaagcagttcaaaaaaaaaaaagtggcgaaaattttagcaaagatccaaggctttgagcattaatggataggagggcccaaggaaattaaaatccaggcctaagcggctaaatcaagctgtccctaaccatgtgcttgtgtcatgaaggtcaaagtgaaaagcttgagactgaatggttaaagtcgtgatccaaagctaaagagtgtgcttaagagctctggacaccactaactggggactttagcaaagctgagtcacaatctgaaaaggttcacccagttatgtgtctgtggcatgtgtatccggtggtaatactggaagacaaagctAAGTTATGatttttgtacgctttttgggggtaatttcatgtagattttagcatgttttagttagtttttagtagaataatattagtttttaggcaaaaatcatatttctggactttactatgagtttgtgtgtttttctgtgatttcaggtattttctggctgaaattgagggagctgagcaaaaatctgacttaggctgaaaaaggactgctgatgctgttggatcctgacctccctgcactcgaaatggattttctggagctacaggagtccaattggcgcgctctcaacggcgttggaaagtagacatccagggctttccagcaatatataatagtccatactttgcgcgaggatagacgacgtaacttggcgttaaacgccaagttcatgctgctgtctggagttaaacgccagaaaaacgtcattatccggagttgaacgcccaaaacacgtcataacctgaagtttgacgccaagaaaggcctttgcacgtggaaagctttagtctcagccccagcacacatcaagtgggccccagaagtggatttctgcaccaattatcttagtctattcattttctgtaaacctaggttattagtttactatttaaacaacttttacagacatctcttgtacctcatgacattttcagatctgaattacatactttgtgacggcatgagtctctaaactccattgttgggggtgaggagctctgcagcgtctcgatgatttaatacaattcctttgttttccattcaaacacgcttgttcttatctaagatgtttattcgcgcttaactgtggagaaggtgatgatccgtgacactcatcaccttcctcaacccatgaacgtgtgcctgacaaccacctccgttctacatcagattgaatgaatatctcttagattccccaacagaatcttcgtggtataagccggattgatggcagcattcatgagaatccggaaagtctaaaccttgtctgtggtattccgagtaggattccgggattgaatgaatgtgacgtgcttcaaactttaacctgctgggcgttagtgacagacgcaaaagagtgattctattccagtaggagcgggaaccaaccggtgattagccgtactgtgacagagtgcgtgcatagttttcactgcgaggatgggaagtagccattgacaacggtgacaccctacatagagcttgccatggaaggaacctgcgtgtgagaagaggatctcaaggaaaagtagaaattcaaaggataaagcatctccaaaactccaacatattctccagtactgcaaatcaaagtaacattgttccctcttttatcaattccaataatttcacttttaatccaaataatcctattgatatcctgactaagattaataaaataaatattgattgcttcaaaccaataatctctgtggattcgacccttactcacgtaaggtattacttggacgacccagtacacttgctggttagttgaacggaattgtgcccactcgtaccaaaaatcctaagttccacaattctacaataaatatattaatactatattgatgtgatcacaatttcgtccaccacaaggcccatcaacaacaccaaatcaaggccacaagaatcatctagaatagtttattttcatttgattgtaatttgcttttaatttcattttcattttgtaatttagggagcctatttaaaggccttagtttctgcatttgaaaaGGGACGGATCGGAGAACTTTTGAtcattttgctagttttcatactttgtgtaattgaattcagagctatgaatcactaaacccctttcattgggttagggagctctattgtaattcaatgaatcaataataatttttatcttcttcttcaatcttttctcttgaattttgttagaaagcttctcgatctaattccattggttagttgtcttgggaaagaaactaaccataattggaatccttcggaaccttgggaaaggaatggaggattcatgctagagaagctttctcacagtgaattggattggggtttggatggatattgtgacatgtaatcctaccaaattgtggttcatgaaactgtgtggtataatcagtgatcgagtatcatctcttcttatgaacatttaaaccaagggattgggaatttgtttgtttttagagagaattggtgagctaagggattgggatccaatcatataagattgccaagcaaaattcaatgaatgcattggttgaagaagggataaaaatgttttgattcggagatctcaatatcttctgaaacccaatgaattccccatttctgatctacactttctctttacattctgcaatttaaattcatgcaatcaccccatcccttttaatttcagcactgtaacttctcgctctttaattcatgcaatttaagattccgcaattctcatctaaatcttgattccgctcaactagaacacacttctaatccgaattgctcattcaaccaatccttgtgggattcgacctcactctattgtgagtttttacttgacgataaccggtgcacttgccggaaggaatttttgccgatcgtgcaatttcctaaaatcgtagctatcaagtttatggctatcaccatcaacatggtacgctcaattgcaatctcaactctttatcacaacttcacacaactaaccagcaagtgcactaggttgtccaagtaataaaccttacgcgagtaagggtcgatcccacggagattgttggtataaagcaagctatggtcatcttgtaaatctcagtcaggcggattcaaatggttatggaggattaatgattaaaagatgaataaaacataaaataaagatagagatacttatgtaattcattggtgagaatttcagataagcgtatggagatgctttgtcccttccgtctctctgctttcctactgtcttcatccaatccttcttactcctttccatggcaagctgtatgttgggcatcaccgttgtcaattgctacagtcccgtcctctcagtgaaaatgttcaacgcgctctgtcacagcacgtctattcatctgtcgattcttgatcatgtcggaatagaatccagtgattcttttgcgtctgtcactaacgccccacaatcgtgagtttgaagctcgtcatagtcattcaatccctgaatcctactcagaataccacagacaaggtttagaccttccggattctcaagaatggccgccaatggattctagcttataccacgaagattctgattaaggaatccaagagatatccattcaatctaaggtagaacggaggtggttgtcaggcacacgttcataggtgagaatgatgatgagtgtcacggatcatcacattcatcaagttgaggaacaagtgatatcttagaacaagaataagctgaattgaatagaagaacaatagtaattgcattaatactcgaggtacagcagagctccacaccttaatctatggtgtgtagaaactccaccgttgaaaatacataagtgataatggtgatcattggctttggccccagagagggagCCAGAAGAACCgagatctaggcatggccgagaggccagcccccatgatctaagaactagacgtcaaaagatgaaaatacaatagcaaaaggtcctatttatagaggactagtagcttagggtttacaaaaatgagtaaatgacgtaaaaatccactttcgggcccatttggtgtgtgcttgggctgagaattgaagctttcatgtgtagagacttttcttggagttaaatgccagcttttgtgccagtttgggcgtttaactccaccttTTGTGCGAGTTCCGGCATTAAACGCcgagaattcttgagctgatttggaacgccagtttgggccatcaaatctcgggaaaagtatagactattatatattactggaaagccctggatgtctactttccaacacaattgagagcgcgccaattgagcttctgtagctccagaatatccacttcgagtgcatggaggtcagaatccaacagcatctgcagcccttttcagcctctgaataagatttttgttcaggtccctcaatttcagccagaaaatacctgaaatcacagaaaaatacacaaactcatagtaaagtccagaaaagtgaattttaaataaaaactaataaaaatataataaaaactaactaaaacatactaaaaacatactaaaaacaatgccaaaaagcgtataaattatccgcgcATCAGCTACCTCCCTTGAAAAGGTCAGCAgcacgttttgttttggcagataaaagcataatttCAATAGTAGCAATCGCTGAAGACGTGCTGGTGAGAATCAGGGGGTTGACATTCCCTGTTGACTTTTATATTttagagatgccccctaatgactcagggagaccatcatccatcctgctagcatggccatttctgaagacttccaagttTAAGCTAGACGCCTTCTCAGGAGCATATTCTTTTGAGATTGATGGCAGAACAGTCTCTTTCAATCTTGATGAAGCCATGAGGCACCCACAGGAAGACCACTCTATCTTCTAATGTGACGTTATTGAAGAAGTTGTGGcagaagttcaccaagaagataTGGATGACAAGACAATAGAAGCAGATGTAAGTGTGGGGATGCCATCAGAGTTTACTGAGGACACCCCACTACCCTCCATGACCCCAGATGATCaagagcctagccatgagcaggaggcagaattgaagccccttccaccccacctcaggtatgcttatcttgaggataattagaagctcccagttataattgcaagggaacttacttcccaacaggaggagtAGTTGCATAGTGTGCTGAGTAGACACAAGAAGGTTATTGGGTGGAGCTTGACggacatagtaggcatcagcccccaGACCTGTGAGCACCACATATTTTTAgaggagggagcaaggcctgttcaTCAACCTCAAAGGTGGCTCAATCCCACTattttagaagttgtcaagaaagaaatgACCAGACTGCTAGAGGCTGATATCATCTACCCAATCTCAGATAGCAAATGGGTTAGTCCAGTACAAGTGATACCCAAGAGGTCTGGTGTCACAAAAGTGAAGAATGAGTATGGAGAACTCATAGCAAAGAGAGTGCAAAACTCCTGGAGAGTCTGTATTGACTacaggcatctcaaccaagctactcgtaaggatcactatccacttcctttcattgattAAATGCTTGATCGCTTGttaggtaaatcacactactgttttctagatggttacagtggatattttcaaattcatatagctcctgaggatcagaagaagactacttttacatgtccctttggaacatatGTATAtcagagaatgccttttggcttatgtaatgcaccggctacgtttcaaagatgcatgatgagtattttcttaGATTTTCTTGAGAACTATgtggaagtatttatggatgactttagtgtctaTGGTGATTCGTTTGATCTTTGCTTAGAcggtttagctagagtattagaaagaTGTGTTACTTtgaaccttgtattaaattttgaaaaatgtcattttatggtaaaacaaggtattgttctaggccaTGCTGTTTCTAATACGGGTATTTCAGTTGATCCAGCAAAAATAGATATTATTTCTAGTCTACATTATCCTTCCCCTGTGAGAGAAGTTCGTccgttccttggtcatgcaggtttctaccggtgattcatcaaggacttcagtaaggtagcactgcctTTATCCCGACtattgcagaaagatattgagttcgaactGAGTGTAGACTGCAaggaagcatttgataagctaaagaccgcTTTGACTCAAGCCCCCCattgtgagaggacctgactggagtaaaccatttgagattatgtgtgatgtctccaaccatgcagtaggagcggtgcTGGCTCAGCGCAACGGTAAGGACCccttcgtaattgcttatgcatctaagaccctagacactgctcagtctaattatactactactgaaaaagagcttctagctattgtgtttgctctagataaattctgagcctatttacttggtgctaaAGTGGTAGTATACTCAAACTATGcaactctaaaatatttattagctaagaaggagtccaaaccaaggttaatacatTGGATATTGTTGttataagaatttgatttagaaattaaagatagatgtggttcccagaatttagtggctgAACACCTGAGTCACCTAGAGCACATTAcgaatgactccactcctatcaatgatgcttttccatttgatagcttacacgtaatatctgaagtagtttcttggtatgcacctatagctaattatttggttagtcataccttccctcctgattttactaagcatcagagggacaagcttaaaagcgagtccaaatattatatatgggatgacccatatttatggagttGTGGTTCTGactaaataattagaaggtgtgtgccccaatcaaaattccagtcaattttagaggcctgccgcTCTtcagagagtggtggacattttggtcctcaaagaacaactagaaaaattttagactgtggattctggtggcccacgcTATTTAAGGATGCAGCTGTTTTCTGTAAATCTTGCTCTCCATgtcaaaggtttggtaatatatccaagagggatgagatgccccaacaatccatgttgttctgtgaaatttttgatgtttggggtattgacttcatgggtccatttccaaactctaatggtttcttatatgtactgttagctgtggattatgtttctaaaCAGGTGAAAGCTATTcccacccgtactgatgatgctaacactgttgtttccttcatttgaaataatattatctatcattttggatcaccacgagcaatcgtgagcaatcaaggcactcacttttgtaacaggagattaacaTGTTTACTTAAGAAACATGGGattgttcacaaagtagcaacagcttaccatccctagaccaatggacaagtagaggtgtctaacagagaaataaagcatATCCTGGAAAAGGTTGTCAAGCCTCATTGAAAGGACTGGAGTTCCAGGCTTGCTGATGCGCTTTGGGCctatcggacagcatacaagacaccaatcggAATGAGTTCCTTCTGCTTAGTCTACAGAAAGGCGTGTCACCTCCCAGTAGAGATAGaacacaaagctttctgggcggtacgggaatgcaacatgggatttgagaaagccagaGCTGAGAGGAAGTTACAATTACAGGAACTAGAGAGCCTTCATTTAGAAGCATATGAGAATTCCAGGCTATACAAGGAGAATGTGAGGGCTGCACATGACAAGAATATAAAGCGCAGAGAGTTCAGATCTGGTGAGTtagttctcctctacaactccaggttgagactcatgCTAGGtaagctgagatccagatgggaaggcccctatagGGTGGAAAAGGTTGAACTATATGGCGTTTTTCACCTGCGCCATCCCTCAAGCCCCAAGATCCTCAAAGTTAATGGTCACCGCCTAAAGCtttaccatggtgagaagatgaaggacaaCAAGGAACTGGAGATCTTCCTCCTGGAAGATCCACCATCAGCAGACAactgagcttgtggaccgtccaattgaaggacgttaaagcaaagtgctaggtgggagacaacccaccatggtaagatcgtTCCTCtcttcttagtttttattttagtgactcttctcattatCACTGCATAAATTCTTACATTCTGCATCATCACCtgtattctgcataaaaaaaggggCATCGACGCATATATGTCAATGGTGCGCGCGCACCCCCTTAGCGAATCACATTGTTCCCAATTTGGTAGAGAGTTGTGTGGGAGCTGCGCAGGAGGTGTGCCTCACGCACAAGCTCCCCCGCACGTACGCGCACCTGGCACGTACGCGCCCTTCACAAATTCCTCATTGCACGCGGGCGCGTGCTAGGCGTGCACGCGCGCCCCTAAAATCGACATAAAAAGTGTGCATGGCTGATTATTATGCTGGCTTGGTGCTGGTGTCGTACTAATCGCACAACTTGCCCCACTCGTACGCGTCCCCATACCCATCTgaccacccacgcgtgcgcgtacatgccGCGCACGCGTCGCACACCCCCTCACCCCAATACGACAAGTTACAGAGGGTTGTGTGTGCGCGGGGCTGGACTCGTGCCAGTAGCACAACCCCCCTCACACGTACGCGTACAGCGCACGTACGCGCCCCTCTCTTTTTGCACAACCCGCGCGAACGCATGCCGTGCGCGTCCGCATCAGTAGCGCCGCATCACCCAATCAGCACGCCGCCCAaatttcttatcttctctctcccaatcctaatttctttcttcttccttttaacttatttcttcttcttcttcttcttcttcttcttcttcttcttcttcttctatcttctctatcttcttcttcttcttctcctcttactTCTTTCCCACTCACATCCTCCATTATCTCtctcttttcatcttcttctcaAGGTTCTTTCCTTCTTACTATTTATCTATTCTTTTTgcattcttttaattggtgttagaaatttaaatgggtgattgttttcttctatatttgcTTATGGATATATTagggagtgatttgacaattaatattagttTTTGGGTTGCATGCATGTTTGGATTTCATACTTttcctaaaatattttacatgcataccaagtgtttgtgaaaagcccatatggcattgtgaattcttaattattctattcttctactctactgcctgtttttcacaaaacccttacaatcttttattgattaaatattatCGTCAACACAAACGTGGTTGTTAGTTTGTTacatttgataatcaaattgagCTATTAaggcttgatctatgctactcatgcctttgccggcatgccaataaatatcttgcatctaattgcctTAGTATATCatgctatattttcattgatgtCCTACTtacatgtagtcgcgaccatgtatttacgacattcttctttaccttggcatttATTATCACTTGTATTTTCTTCCTCCCGGTTCTAGCTATTTGATTTCATGtccctttcttttcttccttttcaggatggccaccaagaagggtaaagagaaagcctctAACATGCCACCAGTGAGGAGAGGTACGAAAAGAGAACTAGCTGCGGAACCATCCTCAATATCAATCAAGCCATCCACAAAGTaggtcaagaggatcatcaaggtagATAAAaccgagaaagcctttccagcaagggacactgtgcggttcactaaccgctaccgtgagcagatgtttcctatcCTGGCTGAGCgaaactacaacaatgagcacctactcatcctCTCTACCCACATTGTTGATTTTGTAGAGCCTCGCATTGAGCGCAAATAATGGGGATTCTTACGGAGGCAGCCACGGCaggtcaacctctcatgggtggttgaattctactccaattttcacatgccagccctgcagtctgtctatgtccgtcaaaaACTAGTCCCTATATCTAAAGGGGCCATTCATCGATCTTTAGATCTCACCCCTACTCCAGATGGATTGGACGCATACCAAGAAGCCTCTTTCAAGCGCCAAACATACCAGTTTGACTGGGACGACgtcctcagagttatagcacaacctagCAGCAgctggatctatggataccatcgatcccgacctaagggcatattggcttcaacacttaccttggaggctcgaatgtgggcacaaatcatgtcccactatatctttttgagcactcacgagtcatCCTTCACTGTAGACATGGTTGTTCTCATCTGGtttatccttacagaccagcctctcaacttaCTGAGACACCTCTGGcaagccatgggacacgtacagattgcgggcaacctaccctttcccgccttggtttcagatctagtcttggtagccagagtctcctacagagctggggacaccaatgCTATAATTCCACGGATGATCAGTATGTCTCCAACGGAAAGTACATCAGACCCCCATTAGCTTCTACTAGCCGGACTGCAGACCTAGCTggag
The sequence above is drawn from the Arachis hypogaea cultivar Tifrunner chromosome 4, arahy.Tifrunner.gnm2.J5K5, whole genome shotgun sequence genome and encodes:
- the LOC112794839 gene encoding uncharacterized protein; the protein is MGFEKARAERKLQLQELESLHLEAYENSRLYKENVRAAHDKNIKRREFRSGELVLLYNSRLRLMLGKLRSRWEGPYRVEKVELYGVFHLRHPSSPKILKVNGHRLKLYHGEKMKDNKELEIFLLEDPPSADN